The following coding sequences are from one Odontesthes bonariensis isolate fOdoBon6 chromosome 10, fOdoBon6.hap1, whole genome shotgun sequence window:
- the LOC142390175 gene encoding olfactory receptor 8K1 has translation MPGVMMPFAEADNITRGCGDNRTRLYAQLEDVVQLFHSVLPDGQAVPALIFVFVLLTLLSFLINVPNLFCVGRSDDISCQPRFVLFNNLILTNLIQTVIIGPAVIHSLVKRRTMAISLWCYVQIFLGAVSVFSSVITITCMVLERYLYVCHVLQYQILLSEKRLRQLLTLIWVYSVFIAIIIMTPLLHNQRKQKNGPVTMGLLCDLDIMEGYPRALVIFHKVVGSITLLLCLLAHAFSYYRMYRTGRMLRMPFKADSDKARKTVLFYCGMLFVQLLPLLFKVSSNALWEFQDNSMFDLSYCKLKLTPTAAALHVALLIILLVPPCINPLVFGVRNVEMRQTLTNLFQWPAEDRVVEIRQALTNLFRWRADNRVELPLERIRVRYIVDQNQKHRCQKWSYGFTKMQISSKISCRFHA, from the exons ATGCCAGGAGTAATGATGCCCTTTGCGGAGGCGGACAATATCACTCGAGGGTGCGGAGACAACCGCACGCGCCTTTACGCGCAACTGGAAGATGTTGTTCAACTTTTTCACTCAGTACTGCCTGATGGACAGGCAGTTCCAGCGCTGATTTTCGTTTTTGTTTTGCTGACTCTCCTCTCATTTCTAATAAACGTTCCAAATTTGTTCTGCGTGGGACGGTCCGACGACATCTCCTGTCAGCCGCGCTTTGTCCTCTTTAACAACCTGATTCTGACAAACCTAATTCAGACGGTCATCATTGGACCGGCAGTAATCCACTCACTCGTCAAACGCCGGACGATGGCGATCAGTCTCTGGTGTTACGTTCAGATCTTTTTGGGGGCAGTGAGTGTTTTCTCGAGCGTCATCACCATCACCTGCATGGTGTTGGAGCGGTACCTTTACGTGTGCCATGTCTTGCAATACCAGATATTGCTCTCCGAGAAGCGCCTGCGACAGTTGCTCACACTGATCTGGGTTTATTCCGTCTTCATCGCCATCATAATCATGACCCCGCTGCTGCACAACCAGAGGAAACAGAAGAATGGACCGGTCACTATGGGTCTGCTGTGCGATCTGGACATAATGGAAGGTTACCCTCGTGCTCTTGTCATATTCCATAAAGTCGTCGGTTCCATCactctgctgctgtgcttgcTGGCGCACGCCTTCTCCTACTACAGGATGTACAGAACCGGGCGGATGTTAAGGATGCCCTTCAAGGCGGACAGCGACAAAGCGCGTAAGACGGTGCTGTTTTACTGTGGCATGCTGTTCGTGcagctgctgccgctgctgttTAAAGTCAGTTCCAACGCGCTGTGGGAGTTTCAGGACAACAGTATGTTTGACTTATCATACTGCAAACTTAAGCTGACCCCAACAGCAGCCGCGCTTCACGTAGCCCTGCTGATCATCCTTCTGGTACCGCCATGCATCAACCCGCTTGTGTTCGGAGTGAGGAATGTGGAGATGAGGCAGACGCTGACCAACCTGTTCCAGTGGCCGGCAGAGGACAGGGTCGTGGAGATAAGGCAGGCGCTGACCAACCTGTTCCGGTGGCGGGCAGACAACAGGGTCGAGCTCCCGTTGGAGAGAATAAGAGTGAGATACATAGTAGATCAAAACCAG aAGCATAGATGCCAAAAGTGGAGTTACGGATTCACCAAAAtgcagataagttcaaagatatcgtgcagatttcatgcatag